In Nocardia higoensis, one genomic interval encodes:
- a CDS encoding septum formation family protein → MSTDDVPQTPAPADAASGDAVSADTAEQAGSRGTSLSAPKLRWGLLATAAGAVVAALVTLAVSGFDNESGLEVHNPAAPAHTLLDKEFGTASTGDCLSWNKADRSDLVKVDCANRHLFEVAADIDMSRYPGVEFGPGSRFPDSLRLTELKEEHCVPAVQRYMNGKFDPRGRYVVGLMYPSADGWSAGDRTLRCGLQFSASTGSPLPTTGSAAEQDQSKVFEPGTCLGINQNLPTDPIDCAQEHSVEIVSSVDLAAHFTGGPPAKADQDKYVEEQCTEAVNAYLGSPEAIRNKTLTLFFDYVDAASWLAGSRKLDCMIGKGTDREGFAPIVGSAKGDILINGQAPVPPPNSGRSTPAPLPGAAPLPPQPR, encoded by the coding sequence ATGTCCACCGATGATGTGCCACAGACGCCTGCGCCCGCGGACGCCGCCTCCGGCGACGCGGTTTCCGCGGACACCGCCGAGCAGGCCGGGTCGCGCGGAACGAGCCTGTCGGCGCCCAAGCTGCGCTGGGGTCTGCTGGCGACCGCCGCGGGCGCGGTGGTGGCCGCCCTGGTGACCCTGGCGGTGAGCGGGTTCGACAACGAGTCCGGCCTGGAGGTGCACAATCCGGCGGCGCCCGCGCACACCCTGCTGGACAAGGAGTTCGGCACCGCCTCCACCGGCGACTGCCTGAGCTGGAACAAGGCCGATCGCAGCGATCTGGTGAAGGTCGACTGCGCCAACCGTCACCTGTTCGAAGTGGCCGCCGACATCGACATGTCCCGGTACCCGGGCGTCGAATTCGGTCCCGGCTCGCGGTTCCCGGATTCGCTGCGGCTGACCGAGCTGAAGGAAGAGCACTGCGTGCCCGCGGTGCAGCGCTACATGAACGGCAAGTTCGATCCGCGCGGGCGCTATGTGGTGGGCCTGATGTACCCGAGCGCGGACGGCTGGTCGGCAGGCGACCGCACACTGCGCTGCGGCCTACAGTTCTCGGCCAGTACCGGTAGCCCGTTGCCGACCACCGGCAGCGCCGCCGAGCAGGACCAGTCCAAGGTCTTCGAGCCGGGCACCTGCCTCGGCATCAACCAGAATCTGCCGACCGACCCGATCGACTGCGCGCAGGAGCACTCGGTGGAGATCGTCTCCTCGGTCGATCTGGCCGCGCACTTCACCGGCGGTCCGCCCGCGAAGGCCGACCAGGACAAGTACGTCGAGGAGCAGTGCACCGAGGCGGTCAACGCCTATCTCGGTTCGCCGGAGGCCATCCGCAACAAGACGCTGACGCTGTTCTTCGACTACGTGGACGCCGCGAGCTGGCTGGCGGGCAGCCGCAAGCTCGACTGCATGATCGGCAAGGGTACCGACCGCGAGGGCTTCGCCCCGATCGTCGGTTCGGCCAAGGGCGACATCCTGATCAACGGGCAAGCCCCTGTGCCGCCGCCGAATTCGGGTCGCTCGACGCCCGCGCCGCTGCCGGGGGCGGCGCCGCTGCCCCCGCAGCCCCGGTGA
- a CDS encoding ESX secretion-associated protein EspG, producing the protein MSVLGAAGGPSTLGSVSVGLDEMQFLLERLQFDELPVVLQAVGRYDNEADHDAAMQVAERALIDRGFLIDGVVHRELEDRLRTLYRPRWVLALRLVVNGQINRLALAQGDDLTVVALRGPFSYVLDEVDEDLPGPLIAALGPAEPLDIESMNAETELLAPVFGDTGDAATTANRLAKICTPARDAQALASALVEIHSHSQISAVVYGDGTREIADSHIAVFDTRGGRIVLTAAVADDGTKWTSISSGSTARLRTAIKDLISSLPEREEFPPQMAPQSL; encoded by the coding sequence GTGAGCGTACTGGGAGCGGCCGGTGGTCCGTCGACGCTGGGGAGCGTTTCGGTCGGCCTCGACGAGATGCAGTTCCTGCTGGAGCGGTTGCAGTTCGACGAGTTGCCGGTTGTGCTCCAGGCTGTCGGACGCTACGACAACGAGGCCGATCACGACGCGGCCATGCAGGTCGCCGAGCGCGCGCTGATCGATCGTGGTTTCCTGATCGACGGCGTGGTCCATCGGGAACTCGAGGACCGGCTGCGCACCCTGTATCGCCCGCGCTGGGTGCTGGCACTCCGGCTGGTGGTGAACGGCCAGATCAACCGACTGGCGCTGGCACAGGGCGACGATCTCACGGTCGTGGCGCTACGCGGGCCGTTCTCGTACGTGCTCGACGAGGTGGACGAGGATCTGCCCGGCCCGCTGATCGCCGCCCTCGGCCCGGCCGAACCACTCGATATCGAGAGCATGAACGCCGAAACCGAACTGCTCGCACCGGTTTTCGGTGACACAGGTGATGCGGCGACCACCGCGAACCGGCTGGCGAAGATCTGCACACCCGCGCGTGATGCTCAGGCCTTGGCCTCCGCCCTGGTCGAGATTCATTCGCATTCCCAGATTTCCGCGGTGGTATACGGCGACGGCACTCGCGAGATCGCCGACAGTCACATCGCGGTCTTCGACACGAGGGGTGGACGGATCGTCCTCACCGCCGCCGTCGCCGACGACGGCACGAAGTGGACATCGATCAGCAGCGGTTCGACGGCGCGGTTGCGCACCGCGATCAAGGACCTGATCAGCTCACTGCCCGAACGCGAGGAGTTCCCGCCGCAGATGGCGCCGCAATCGCTCTGA
- a CDS encoding ferritin yields the protein MSSHSESPHSKFHSLLHDQIRNEFNAEHQYIAIAVWFDNADLPQLAKRFYRQSVEERNHALMIVRYFLDRDISVEIAGIDSAKSHFETAREPIALALAHERTVTEQIVRLASTAREEGDYLGEQFMQWFLKEQVEEVAAMTTLLNIADRAGSNLFDLEEFVAREMSGVGDTSGAPPVAGGSVG from the coding sequence ATGTCCAGTCATTCGGAGAGCCCGCACAGCAAATTCCACAGTCTGCTGCACGATCAGATTCGGAACGAGTTCAATGCCGAACATCAGTACATCGCCATCGCGGTGTGGTTCGACAACGCAGATCTGCCGCAGCTGGCGAAACGCTTCTACCGGCAGTCGGTGGAGGAGCGCAATCACGCGCTGATGATCGTGCGCTACTTCCTCGACCGCGACATCAGTGTCGAGATCGCCGGCATCGACTCGGCGAAATCGCACTTCGAGACCGCGCGTGAGCCGATCGCGCTCGCGCTCGCCCATGAGCGCACCGTCACCGAGCAGATCGTCCGGCTCGCGAGCACGGCCCGCGAGGAAGGCGACTACCTCGGCGAGCAGTTCATGCAGTGGTTCCTCAAGGAACAGGTCGAAGAGGTGGCCGCCATGACCACCCTGCTCAACATCGCCGATCGCGCCGGGTCGAACCTGTTCGATCTGGAGGAATTCGTGGCCAGGGAGATGAGCGGCGTAGGCGATACCTCGGGCGCACCCCCGGTGGCCGGCGGCTCGGTGGGCTGA
- a CDS encoding histidine phosphatase family protein — protein MTTPGTVGKLILVRHGETEGNVARLLDTRVPGLPLTERGAAQAKTFGSRLTAAPTVLLSSVALRARQTASYIEEVTGVPATALEDVHEVQAGDLEGLADDNAHQTFQRIYGAWHEGDLSVTVPGGESGADVLARFLPVIEDLRDRYLDPLTHTGDVLMVNHGAAMRLVARTLAGIAPPFATTNRLDNTETIELVPRADGSWECVRWGRFVPPFDYAKATSAQPTMG, from the coding sequence ATGACGACGCCGGGCACCGTGGGCAAATTGATCCTGGTGAGGCACGGTGAGACCGAGGGCAATGTGGCCCGGCTGCTCGACACCAGGGTGCCCGGCCTGCCGCTGACCGAACGCGGTGCGGCACAGGCCAAGACGTTCGGTTCCCGATTGACCGCCGCGCCTACGGTGTTGCTGAGTTCGGTGGCGCTGCGCGCGCGACAGACCGCGAGCTACATCGAGGAGGTCACCGGCGTACCCGCGACCGCGCTCGAGGACGTGCACGAGGTGCAGGCGGGCGATCTGGAAGGTCTTGCCGACGACAACGCCCACCAGACGTTCCAGCGGATCTACGGCGCCTGGCATGAGGGCGATCTGAGCGTCACGGTCCCCGGCGGCGAATCCGGCGCCGACGTGCTGGCCCGGTTCCTGCCGGTGATCGAAGATCTGCGTGACCGCTATCTGGACCCCTTGACGCACACCGGCGACGTATTGATGGTGAACCACGGCGCCGCCATGCGCCTGGTAGCCCGCACGCTGGCAGGCATCGCGCCGCCGTTCGCGACCACCAACCGACTCGACAACACCGAGACCATCGAGCTGGTACCCCGTGCCGACGGTAGCTGGGAATGCGTGCGGTGGGGCCGGTTCGTCCCACCGTTCGACTACGCGAAAGCGACTTCGGCTCAGCCGACCATGGGCTGA
- the pheA gene encoding prephenate dehydratase, with translation MPHIAYFGPSGTFTEMALAELESANVIAGPVERVPAPSPPAALEMVRRGEVEGAVVPIESSIEGSISTTLDSLAVGPRLQIVAETEMEVTFEILAAAGTTVSDVRTLAVFPVALGQVREWVGRTLPGVRIYTSASNAAAAEDVVAGHADAAVSTTLAGRRLGLSSLASGVADHDQAVTRFVLVRRPCVAPAPTGSDRTSIVLELPNVPGSLMRAFAEFATRGIDLTRIESRPTRTGMGTYRFYLDCVGHLDDPAVAEALKALHRTSRIRFLGSWPTVSQAGTPPPSDEEAAQWLTQLRKGVADL, from the coding sequence GTGCCGCACATCGCCTACTTCGGACCGTCCGGAACTTTCACCGAGATGGCTCTGGCCGAACTCGAGTCCGCGAATGTCATCGCCGGGCCGGTCGAGCGTGTACCGGCCCCGTCGCCGCCCGCCGCGCTGGAGATGGTTCGCCGGGGCGAGGTCGAGGGCGCGGTGGTGCCGATCGAGAGCTCGATCGAGGGCTCGATCTCGACCACACTGGATTCGCTGGCGGTCGGCCCGCGGCTACAGATCGTCGCCGAGACCGAGATGGAAGTGACCTTCGAGATCCTTGCCGCGGCGGGCACGACCGTCTCCGATGTGCGGACCCTGGCGGTCTTCCCGGTCGCGCTGGGGCAGGTGCGCGAGTGGGTCGGGCGAACGCTGCCGGGAGTGCGGATCTACACGTCGGCGTCCAATGCGGCGGCCGCGGAGGACGTCGTCGCCGGTCACGCCGACGCCGCGGTGTCCACGACGCTGGCGGGCCGACGGCTCGGCCTGAGTTCACTGGCCTCCGGCGTGGCCGATCACGATCAGGCCGTGACCCGCTTCGTGCTGGTCCGGCGCCCGTGCGTGGCGCCCGCGCCTACCGGGTCCGACCGCACCTCCATCGTCCTGGAACTGCCCAACGTGCCCGGTTCGCTCATGCGGGCCTTCGCCGAATTCGCCACCAGGGGTATCGATCTGACGCGCATCGAATCCCGCCCCACTCGAACGGGCATGGGCACGTACCGGTTCTATCTCGACTGCGTCGGCCACCTCGACGATCCCGCGGTAGCCGAGGCGCTCAAGGCGCTGCACCGTACGTCCCGGATCAGGTTCCTAGGTTCCTGGCCCACGGTGTCGCAGGCAGGAACGCCGCCGCCGTCGGACGAGGAAGCGGCACAATGGTTGACGCAGTTACGAAAAGGAGTGGCGGATCTATGA
- a CDS encoding DUF2470 domain-containing protein — MPTKPTTAPSAAERVRNACAHAETSVLALPGIEPTPTSVHHLRRCGDVVIAVPTGSAAAALTANSGPAGTAAVLELTDNAPLPLREPVRALVWLRGVVRPVPENAQRALAGEVAAELPHPQLLDVGHGATLLRLVIGTAVLADATGAESVPAAQVRSALPDPFCQMEAAWLHHLDADHPDIIEQLARRLPPRLRTGDVHPLAIDRYGLTLRVEGHDGDHDVRLPFTAPVDDVESLSRAVRTLAGCPFLNGLRHS, encoded by the coding sequence ATGCCGACGAAACCGACCACCGCGCCGAGCGCCGCCGAACGTGTGCGCAATGCCTGCGCACACGCCGAGACCTCGGTGCTCGCGCTGCCCGGCATCGAGCCCACGCCCACATCGGTGCACCATCTGCGCCGGTGCGGCGACGTGGTGATCGCGGTGCCGACCGGCTCGGCGGCGGCGGCGCTGACGGCGAACTCCGGTCCGGCGGGTACGGCCGCGGTGCTCGAACTCACCGACAACGCACCGCTGCCGCTGCGCGAGCCGGTGCGCGCGTTGGTCTGGCTGCGCGGCGTGGTCCGCCCGGTGCCGGAGAACGCCCAGCGGGCGCTGGCGGGCGAAGTGGCCGCGGAGCTCCCGCACCCGCAGCTGCTCGACGTGGGCCACGGCGCGACACTGCTGCGCCTGGTGATCGGCACCGCCGTGCTCGCCGACGCGACCGGCGCCGAATCGGTCCCCGCCGCCCAGGTGCGCTCGGCCCTGCCCGATCCGTTCTGCCAGATGGAAGCGGCCTGGCTGCACCACCTCGACGCCGACCACCCCGATATCATCGAACAACTCGCCCGCCGGCTGCCGCCCCGCCTCCGGACCGGCGACGTGCACCCGCTGGCCATCGACCGCTACGGCCTGACCCTGCGGGTCGAGGGCCACGACGGAGACCACGACGTCCGCCTGCCCTTCACCGCCCCGGTCGACGACGTCGAATCGCTGAGCCGGGCCGTCCGCACCCTCGCGGGCTGCCCGTTCCTGAACGGCCTGCGCCACAGCTGA
- a CDS encoding PE domain-containing protein: MVGHVSISPELVLAAAAELDLLAERLAGAAAFAGPATHVLPSGAEEVSLLAANHFNRAAATHDHSIAQAVLELHHAAAVLRLQLGTHVAEDVVKAGVMQAVAGTIGA, encoded by the coding sequence ATGGTCGGCCACGTTTCTATCTCACCCGAGCTCGTCCTCGCCGCAGCCGCCGAGCTCGATCTGCTCGCCGAGCGGCTGGCCGGGGCCGCCGCGTTCGCCGGTCCCGCGACCCACGTGCTGCCCTCCGGCGCCGAAGAGGTCTCGCTGCTCGCGGCGAACCATTTCAACCGGGCCGCGGCCACCCATGACCATTCCATCGCCCAGGCCGTCCTCGAGTTGCACCACGCGGCCGCGGTGCTGCGCCTGCAGCTGGGCACACACGTCGCCGAGGACGTGGTCAAGGCAGGCGTGATGCAGGCCGTCGCCGGAACCATCGGGGCCTGA
- a CDS encoding PPE family protein has product MTAGITGVFWLPRMAEANSIALNAGAHAVPISAAATSWGGLTAAWTDATATVARVIAELGVGMQGVNGIAALSRLVPFTTWAYEQSVMAATMSSKAAANATAYTVASLAMPSLPEIVAVNAAVVASANPPGAVSGAFEAAELAKSAMDVRAALVMETYEAATTATVMTPGEFHAPPPIADGAGTTDVGTAAESSFQGDPLSTAVAGAVSALNNPGVVGVVNQVAGVAGTVAGGGASTVGNLGAGMIAAASTTAPAMAATPAGMTGAGPAAGGASLTTATHSATVGLGSSGALQHGSMQLPQGWGSGTPAAAPAAAPVTEVVTRVDSAAARPASASGSPLLGRTAQSDDDETDHKAAEYLRDDHFGDHRFAADGVIGAAPTGSAE; this is encoded by the coding sequence ATGACCGCAGGTATCACCGGGGTGTTCTGGCTGCCCCGCATGGCAGAAGCCAATTCCATCGCGCTCAATGCGGGAGCGCACGCGGTGCCGATCTCCGCGGCCGCGACCTCGTGGGGTGGGCTCACCGCCGCCTGGACCGACGCGACAGCCACCGTCGCTCGGGTGATCGCCGAGCTGGGCGTCGGAATGCAGGGCGTGAACGGCATCGCCGCGCTTTCCCGGCTGGTCCCGTTCACCACGTGGGCCTACGAGCAGAGCGTCATGGCCGCCACCATGAGCAGCAAGGCCGCCGCGAACGCCACGGCCTACACCGTCGCCTCGCTGGCGATGCCCAGCCTGCCGGAAATCGTCGCGGTGAACGCCGCGGTCGTCGCCTCGGCCAATCCGCCGGGCGCGGTTTCGGGAGCCTTCGAGGCGGCCGAACTCGCCAAGTCGGCCATGGATGTGCGGGCCGCGCTGGTGATGGAGACCTACGAGGCCGCGACGACCGCCACGGTGATGACGCCGGGCGAGTTCCACGCCCCGCCACCCATCGCCGACGGCGCGGGCACCACCGATGTCGGCACGGCTGCCGAGAGCTCGTTCCAGGGCGATCCGCTGAGCACCGCGGTCGCTGGCGCCGTGTCGGCCCTCAACAATCCCGGCGTGGTCGGTGTGGTCAACCAGGTCGCCGGTGTGGCCGGCACCGTCGCCGGCGGCGGCGCGAGCACCGTGGGCAACCTCGGGGCAGGCATGATCGCGGCCGCGTCGACCACCGCTCCGGCCATGGCCGCCACCCCGGCGGGCATGACGGGGGCCGGCCCGGCCGCGGGCGGCGCAAGCCTCACGACGGCGACCCACTCCGCCACCGTCGGCCTCGGCTCCTCGGGCGCCCTGCAGCACGGATCGATGCAACTGCCACAGGGCTGGGGTTCGGGCACACCGGCCGCCGCGCCCGCCGCCGCACCGGTGACCGAGGTCGTCACCCGCGTCGATTCCGCCGCCGCCCGACCTGCGTCCGCCTCGGGCAGCCCTTTGCTCGGCCGCACGGCGCAGTCGGACGACGATGAGACCGATCACAAGGCTGCCGAATACCTGCGCGACGACCATTTCGGCGACCACCGCTTCGCCGCCGACGGTGTGATCGGAGCGGCGCCGACGGGGTCGGCCGAGTGA
- a CDS encoding LCP family protein — protein sequence MNGDDPRIARTRRVPPQAGPGVPATPPHRRDPRGRDPHGPGPADPRDSAPPHGGAPQRGRPQQHGSPPQYASPQRGAHDPRRGDPRGAGPHPQAARRQAGPDHPQQAAAPARRVEPTKVLRRDQNAAAGPLAYSQAQEESPTLHRGPRYAPTQRPEPFADERHVERARGPHRTAPPPPSAPPRRNDPAPGPARRRRKRHPFRWFLVFLLVLLIGSVAGLMNLDGKLTRIDALADYPDRVGDTPGTNWLLVGSDGRSGLTAEQERELATGGEVGPERTDTIMLVHVPRSGATTLISLPRDSYVSIPGHGRDKLNASFALGGPQLLVQTVEVATGLRIDNYAQIGFAGFADVVDALDGIDVCLPQAIDDPLAGINLPAGCQHLDGPEALGFVRTRATALADIDRMNNQRLFMSALLQKATSTATLANPLRLWPLASGTAKSLKVDEGDHLWDLGRLGWAMRGETIATTVPVGGFDDVSGSGNVLLWDKDKAVPFFEALADDKPIPENLLTR from the coding sequence ATGAACGGCGACGACCCCCGCATTGCGCGGACACGCCGGGTGCCGCCGCAGGCAGGTCCCGGAGTGCCCGCTACCCCGCCACACCGCCGGGATCCGCGCGGGCGCGATCCCCACGGCCCCGGCCCCGCCGATCCCCGCGACTCGGCCCCACCGCACGGTGGCGCTCCGCAGCGCGGGCGGCCACAGCAGCACGGGAGTCCGCCACAGTACGCGAGCCCGCAGCGCGGCGCGCACGATCCGCGCCGCGGTGATCCCCGCGGAGCCGGTCCGCATCCGCAGGCGGCGCGCAGGCAAGCGGGCCCGGATCATCCGCAGCAGGCCGCCGCCCCTGCGCGCCGCGTCGAACCCACCAAGGTGCTGCGACGCGACCAGAATGCCGCCGCTGGACCACTGGCCTACTCGCAGGCGCAGGAGGAGTCGCCCACGCTGCACCGCGGTCCCCGGTACGCGCCGACGCAGCGGCCGGAACCCTTCGCCGACGAGCGCCATGTCGAGCGGGCCCGCGGACCGCACCGCACCGCACCGCCACCGCCTTCGGCTCCGCCGCGGCGCAACGATCCGGCCCCGGGTCCGGCTCGCCGCAGACGCAAGCGGCATCCCTTCCGCTGGTTCCTGGTGTTCCTGCTGGTCCTGCTGATCGGTTCGGTCGCGGGCCTGATGAATCTCGACGGCAAGCTCACCAGGATCGACGCGCTGGCCGATTACCCGGATCGCGTGGGCGACACGCCGGGCACGAACTGGCTGCTGGTGGGCTCGGACGGGCGCTCCGGGCTGACCGCCGAACAGGAGCGCGAACTCGCCACCGGAGGCGAGGTCGGGCCCGAGCGCACCGACACGATCATGCTGGTGCACGTCCCGAGATCCGGCGCGACCACGCTGATCAGCCTGCCGCGTGACTCCTACGTCAGCATTCCCGGTCACGGTCGCGACAAGCTGAACGCCTCCTTCGCGCTGGGCGGACCGCAACTGCTGGTACAGACCGTCGAGGTCGCCACCGGCTTGCGCATCGACAACTACGCCCAGATCGGTTTCGCCGGTTTCGCCGACGTGGTCGACGCGCTCGACGGAATAGACGTATGCCTGCCGCAGGCGATCGACGACCCGCTGGCGGGCATCAACCTCCCCGCGGGCTGCCAGCACCTCGACGGCCCGGAAGCGCTCGGCTTCGTCCGCACCCGCGCCACCGCGCTCGCCGACATCGACCGGATGAACAACCAGCGCCTGTTCATGTCGGCGTTGCTGCAGAAGGCGACCAGTACGGCGACGCTGGCCAATCCGCTGCGGCTGTGGCCGCTGGCCTCCGGCACGGCGAAATCGCTGAAGGTCGACGAGGGCGACCACCTGTGGGACCTGGGCAGGCTCGGCTGGGCGATGCGCGGCGAGACCATCGCGACCACCGTGCCGGTGGGCGGATTCGACGATGTGTCCGGCAGCGGGAACGTGCTGCTGTGGGACAAGGACAAGGCGGTCCCCTTCTTCGAGGCCCTGGCCGACGACAAACCGATTCCCGAGAACCTGCTGACGCGGTAG
- a CDS encoding DUF5926 family protein: protein MGKSKRNSPKPGGNRAQRLAERKAALEQAAQSVTRPFEGLAAECDLVALREFVPSATATLPLVDSVAAEREVVLGTVLPGAVAALVRAGEPPVGYVGAQVQFAGADPGSDLAASILWTQSAEPGDSLTSVESVAGGPKLADVLDPTASLELTVHQDFDWWVPEGVTPDPQVAATIEQAKQAIMPSARLALGTDSIGAAWWVDAGEKAHVRWVRPEDEDELMAALARLHAAGGLHLGEGSRFAGSFRTHGLLVPVFDLDPERHPSEWESPARDFGARLVEALAAGTELTADERRSRDGLRSRQVTLR, encoded by the coding sequence GTGGGAAAGAGCAAGCGCAACAGTCCGAAGCCCGGAGGGAACCGGGCGCAGCGTCTCGCCGAGCGCAAGGCAGCGCTGGAGCAGGCGGCCCAGAGCGTGACCCGGCCGTTCGAGGGCCTGGCCGCCGAATGCGATCTGGTCGCCCTGCGTGAATTCGTGCCGTCCGCGACGGCCACGCTGCCGCTGGTCGACTCGGTGGCCGCCGAGCGCGAGGTCGTGCTCGGCACGGTGCTGCCGGGCGCGGTCGCGGCCCTGGTGCGCGCCGGTGAGCCGCCGGTGGGTTATGTCGGTGCGCAGGTGCAGTTCGCCGGCGCCGATCCCGGCTCGGATCTGGCCGCGTCGATTCTGTGGACGCAGTCGGCGGAGCCGGGCGATTCGCTGACCTCGGTGGAGAGCGTCGCGGGCGGACCGAAGCTGGCCGATGTGCTCGACCCGACAGCGAGCCTCGAGCTCACCGTCCATCAGGACTTCGATTGGTGGGTGCCCGAGGGCGTGACCCCCGACCCGCAGGTGGCCGCCACCATCGAGCAGGCCAAGCAGGCGATCATGCCCTCGGCGCGGCTGGCGCTGGGCACGGATTCGATCGGCGCGGCCTGGTGGGTGGACGCGGGCGAGAAGGCGCACGTGCGTTGGGTGCGTCCAGAGGACGAGGACGAGCTGATGGCGGCGCTGGCGCGGCTGCACGCGGCGGGCGGACTGCATCTGGGGGAGGGCTCGCGCTTCGCCGGTTCGTTCCGTACGCACGGCCTGCTGGTGCCGGTCTTCGATCTCGATCCCGAGCGTCATCCGAGCGAGTGGGAATCGCCCGCAAGGGATTTCGGTGCCCGACTGGTCGAGGCGCTGGCCGCGGGGACCGAGCTGACCGCCGACGAGCGCAGGTCCAGGGACGGGCTGCGGTCCCGCCAGGTCACGCTGCGCTGA
- a CDS encoding ferritin, whose protein sequence is MTDSTLADVFPVSLREHVRRGFAIAQQYLAAAVYFDAQRLPQLAAQCYRRHTRHRENALRVVRYLLDRDLEIRVGGVDEPRSEFESPRAAVEILLDAERVLTDACTMLVDTARSQRDYLGEQFATWFLAEQVENVAAMTTLLDVFDRENGTLFDVEEFVDRDMPAPGNADPAAPRIAGQALGD, encoded by the coding sequence ATGACCGACAGCACGCTCGCCGACGTGTTCCCGGTGTCGTTGCGCGAACACGTCCGGCGCGGGTTCGCCATCGCCCAGCAATATCTCGCTGCCGCGGTCTATTTCGATGCACAGCGATTACCGCAGCTGGCCGCGCAGTGCTATCGACGCCACACCCGGCACCGGGAGAACGCGCTGCGCGTCGTGCGATATCTGCTCGACCGCGATCTCGAGATACGGGTGGGCGGCGTCGACGAGCCGCGCTCGGAATTCGAGTCCCCGCGCGCGGCGGTGGAGATTCTGCTCGACGCCGAGCGCGTCTTGACCGACGCCTGCACCATGCTGGTCGACACCGCCCGGTCCCAGCGGGATTACCTCGGTGAACAGTTCGCCACGTGGTTCCTGGCCGAGCAGGTGGAGAACGTCGCCGCCATGACCACGCTGCTGGATGTCTTCGACCGGGAGAACGGCACACTGTTCGACGTCGAGGAGTTCGTCGACCGCGATATGCCCGCCCCGGGAAACGCTGATCCGGCTGCTCCGAGAATAGCGGGTCAGGCCCTCGGCGATTAG
- a CDS encoding CPBP family intramembrane glutamic endopeptidase, whose protein sequence is MPELTARERLGIRLEIVVVLVVTFGLQGVSAALSLIDSALSPEGVSGRTIALNASRSDQAFIDLLYQLIGVARLAGWAALGLYLLWRSGIGPRVIGFARPRMRADLPPGLALAALIGVPGLGLYLIAHASGFSVTIVPSAIDDHWWRLPVLILSACANSVAEEVLVVGYLLTRLRALGWSPNSSLLASALLRGSYHLYQGVGGGLGNVAMGLIFGRYWQRTDKLWPLVVAHAVIDAVAYLGYVALRGRVGWLP, encoded by the coding sequence GTGCCCGAGTTGACCGCACGCGAGCGCCTGGGGATCCGGCTCGAGATCGTGGTGGTGCTGGTCGTCACCTTCGGCCTGCAAGGCGTGAGCGCCGCGCTGTCGCTGATCGACAGTGCGCTGTCGCCGGAAGGCGTGAGCGGTCGAACGATCGCGCTCAATGCCTCGCGTTCCGATCAAGCGTTCATCGATCTGCTGTATCAGCTCATCGGCGTGGCGAGATTGGCCGGTTGGGCGGCGTTGGGCTTGTACCTGTTGTGGCGCAGCGGGATCGGGCCGCGGGTGATCGGTTTCGCCAGGCCGAGAATGCGCGCGGATCTACCACCCGGTCTGGCACTGGCCGCGCTCATCGGTGTGCCCGGCCTCGGGCTGTACCTGATCGCGCACGCCTCGGGTTTCAGCGTGACCATCGTGCCCAGCGCCATCGACGACCACTGGTGGCGGCTGCCGGTGCTGATCCTGTCGGCGTGCGCGAATTCGGTGGCCGAAGAGGTCCTGGTCGTCGGCTACCTGCTGACCCGATTGCGCGCACTGGGCTGGTCGCCGAATTCCTCGCTGCTGGCCTCGGCGTTGCTGCGCGGCAGCTACCACCTCTACCAGGGCGTCGGCGGCGGGCTCGGCAATGTGGCGATGGGCCTGATCTTCGGACGCTACTGGCAGCGCACCGACAAGCTCTGGCCGCTGGTGGTGGCGCACGCGGTCATCGACGCGGTGGCCTATCTCGGCTACGTCGCGCTGCGCGGGCGGGTGGGCTGGCTGCCCTGA
- a CDS encoding metallopeptidase family protein — protein sequence MTVAMSEERFEELVADALDLIPPELTGAIDNVVILVEARDPDEPSLLGLYRGIALTERDSHYGGSLPDTVTIYREAILDICSNEEQVVEEVAITVIHEIAHYFGIDEDRLHQLGWG from the coding sequence GTGACGGTGGCCATGTCCGAGGAGCGCTTCGAGGAACTCGTCGCCGATGCCCTCGACCTCATCCCCCCCGAATTGACCGGCGCCATCGACAATGTCGTGATCCTGGTCGAGGCGCGCGACCCCGACGAACCGAGCCTGCTCGGTCTCTACCGCGGCATCGCGTTGACCGAGCGCGACAGTCATTACGGCGGGTCGCTTCCCGACACGGTGACCATCTACCGCGAGGCGATCCTGGACATCTGCTCGAACGAGGAGCAGGTGGTCGAGGAGGTCGCGATCACCGTGATCCACGAGATCGCACACTATTTCGGCATTGACGAGGACCGGCTTCATCAGTTGGGATGGGGTTAG